CGCCTCCGGCAGCGCATCCGCCAGCTCCACAAGGGTGGGGTTCTTCCCACCGGTATAATCTGCCCCCGAATCACTTACTTCCATGTTCACACGCCTGTCCGGGAAGGAACAGGTTACCCTTGTCCCCAACCCCTCCTTGGACTCCACCAGCAAACTGCCGCCCAATCCCCGGGCGATCCTGCGGCAGACGGGAAGCCCCAGGCCCATCCCGTGGGGATATGGCTCCATACGGTTCGTATCCGTATAGCGGCAAAAGAGCGTTTCCATCCTCTCTTCATTGATACCGGTCCCATTATCGGAGATGGAGAGAATGCCCATCCTCCGGACAAATTTCAGATCCATGACCACATTTCCGCCCTTTGGCGTAAATTTAAAGGCGTTGGACAGCAGGTTCAGAACCATCCGGTCCAGCCCCCGCTGGTTCATGGCGACCACGTGTTCGCTCTCCCGACAGGTAAACTGAAACTCCAGGCCAAGCAGGTCCGCCTGCGGCTTCACCCGCCAATAGAGGTCCTGCACCATCCGCACAATTTCATAGTTTTTCAGCGGCAGCGGGTTCGCAGACTCCATTGAGTCCGCTTCGGACAAGTTAATCACCAACCGCACCAGACGATAGTATGCCTGATACAGTTTGGCGGCCTCCGCGTCCAGAGCGGGATTTTGCGCACGCAGCTCAGGGGGGGCAATATTTTCCAGGGCGCCCCCCATAGTTCCCATCGCGCCGCGGAGCTGTGCCGCCACCCCGGGCAGCAATTCGGCCAGCAGCTTCTCTTCCATATACTGAATCCTCTTTCCTGCTCATCATTCCCATAGGTTTTGCAACAACGCCACACTCAACCATGGAAAACTTCCCCTGCCGCGCAGTCCGCTGATTCTTTCGGCCTTTTCTCTCCTTAAGAATAGCAAAATCAGGAAGAAAACTCAAGAGACTTTTCGATTTCTGTCGAACAGGTCTTTGCACATGACAGTTCCGCATTCTTTCCCATACAGTTTTTCACTGTGCAATCGTCACAATAAACCTTACGTAATTTTATACGCAATTTTGCGCAAAATCTAAAGACAAATCGAATGGTTCTGTTATAATGGACGTAAGCATAGTTTGCTTTTGCCTAAATTACTGGGGCGGCTGATAAAAACAGGATGGAAGGGATTTGATTACAATGGGAATCCAAGTGGGCATCAATGGATTCGGGCGCATCGGCAGAAATGTTCTGCGTATTCTGATGGAGCGCGGGGATCAGTTTGACTTAAGGGGCATCAACCTGCGCAACGCGGACCTGGACTATATGGTCTATATGATCAAGTACGACTCGGTGTTCCGCGCCTTTGCCGGCACCGTGGAGCACAAGGGCGGCTATCTCTACGTCAACGGAAACAAAATCAAGGTGTTTTCCGAAAGCGACGCGGCCATGATCCCCTGGCACGAGTGCGGCGCCGAGTACATCATCGAGTCCACCGGGGCATACAACTCCACGGAAAAAGCCTCCCGCCATTTTATGGGCGGCGCGAAAAAGGTGCTCATCACCGCCCCGGACAAAGACGGCGTCACCCCCACCTTTGTCATGGGCGTCAACCACATGGAATACCGCAGGGAGATGACCGTTGTCTCCAACGCCTCCTGCACCACCAACTGCCTGGCCCCGCTGACCAAGGTGGTCAACGACGCCTTCGGCATTGAGCAGGCCCTCATGTCCACCATTCACTCCGCCACCGCCAAGCAGAAGGCGGTGGACTCCCGGGCCGGCCGCGACTGGCGCACCGGCCGCTCCATCCTGGGCAATATCATTCCTTCCACCACCGGCGCGGCCAAGGCCGTGGGCCGCGTCATCCCCTCTCTCAACGGCAAGATGACCGGCATGAGCTTCCGGGTCCCCACCAATGACGTGTCTGTGGTGGACCTTACCGCCCGGCTGAAAACCAGCGCCACCTATGCCGACGTATGCCATGCCATCAAGAGGGCCTGCGAGGGACCCATGAAGGGTATTATGGACTATGTGTCCGAGCAGGTGGTCTCCTGCGATCTGATTGGAAATCCCAACACCTGCATCTTTGACGAGACGGCGGGCATCATGCTGGAGGACAATTTTGTCAAGCTCATCGCCTGGTACGACAATGAGTGGGGCTATTCCAGCAAGGTGCTGGACCTGCTGGCCCACATGCACGGGGTGGACAACGCTGAATAATATTTTATTGGAAAAAAGGACCGGGGAAGCGGATTGCTTCCCCGGTCCTCTTTTCTTTTTTCTCAGCTCCAGAGCTTGCCGGCCACATCATAGCCGGAGTAGTCCGCCACGGAGTTCACATCGCTGAGCATCACGGAGGTGACGCCGAAGAACCGGGCCAGCTGAAGCCGGGCGGCCACAGCGTCCTCATCGTTGTACCAGACGGTGGTCTGTCCGGCGCCGCTGCCGGAGACGGCGTAGGCGCTGGCGTAGCGGCCGGCATGATACCCGGCGCCCTTTTTGAGCAGCTCCTCAATCTGTGCCGCGGTCCGGCTTCCGTCCGGGCGGATTTGGTCTCCTTCGCCCTTCCATGCGGAGCCGGTGGTGGTCAGCAGCACGGTGGTCTTCCAGGCGGGCACCTTGCCCTGAAGCTCGGCAAGGGCGTAGTACAGCTCCTCCAGCGGCTCCAGAGGCGCGATGGGGAATCCGCTCTCCGTCTGCTCATAGGAGGCCAGGCGGAGGATCACCCTGTCCGCCGTTTCACCCAGGGCCTCGTAGTCGTAGCCCGCCGGGGCCTCGTCGTTCCAGGCGGGCGCGTCCACCATCACATAGAGGAGCTTTCCCTTTGCCATGCGGCCTTTGATCTCCTCCGCCAGTTTGACCAGCTTTTCCTTCCCCGCAGAGCTCAAGCCCGGCACATCCAGCAAAATGCCGTCATAGCCGGAGAGCTCCATGTTGTCCGCCAGCGTCCAGGCAACCGCCTGCATGCTGCTCATGGTGTCTTCCTCCACCACTTCTTTGCCGCATACGGCGTGCATCAGCGCCCGGCTCCCGGCGCCGCGGACCATGTCCCGAACGGTTGGGTCCCCTTGGAACGTGGCGTCGATTCCCTTTAGCTCGGCCATCTCCACCGCCACGGCATTCATTCTGACCGGCAGGGCCCTGGTGTCCTGACTGGCCAGGCCGCCCACAAAGGAGGTGTTCAGATGGTACTTTTCATACACACGCATCAGCAGCACCGCCGCCTGTTCCCGGGTGGCCTTTTGACCGGGAGAGAAGGTAGTGGGTGAGGTGCCGTTGACCAGCCCCAGGTTGTAGGCCACGGCAATATAACCGCTGTTGGTGGTCAGGTCGGTGAAGGGAGAGGGAAGCTGCTGCACCAGTCCGGCCAAGGCCTCGTAGTCCAGGGCCCGGACGATCATCACCGCCATCTCCTCCCGGGTGATGGGGTCGCCGGGGCGGAAGTACTCGCTTTGCAGCGTGACGGCCCCGTGGGCATAAGCGGCTTCCACAGCGCCGTAATACCAGGCCGTCGTGTCTTTCACATCGGAAAAGGTGGGTGCGGCGGGACGCACCTCCGTCCAGCCGAACAGCCGGACCAGCGCGGTTGCAAAGGCGGCCCGGGACATCTGGTGGCCGTAGCCGAAGCGGGCGCCGTCATAGCCGGAGAGGATCCCGGCCTCCACGGCCCGGGCAATGCTCTCCTCCGCCCAGCTGCCGGCGGGCACGTCGCCGAAGCGCGCCGCGCCCAAGGCGCTTACGCTCAGCGCCGATACAGTCAGGGCCAGCGCCAGGGCAAGGGATAAAATCCGTTTTTTCATGCGTTCATTCTCCTTTCGCAAAGCGGCTTTTGGAGATAGTCTGTCCCACATTTTAGCAAATTATGGCCCGTTCGTCAAATTTTGGTGCAAAGATGAGCAGTTTTCCCTTTACGTGCGATACAAAATTTGCTATACTTATTTAGTTATTGTGGAGTAATAGCACTGCTTTGAGAGGGGAGGCGGCGGAAATGAAGTATGAGCGCTGGAACGTGGCCGGGGCCTGTGACGGCCTGGCCGCGGAGCGTCTGGTGGAAAACGGATATCCGTATCTGTTGTCGCTGGTGCTGGCTTCCCGGGGCGTGGACACGGTGGAGCAGGCCGCCGCCCATTTGGAACGGGACCGCCAACTGAGCCATTCCCCCTTGCTGATGCGGGACATGGACAGGGCCGTGGAGCGGATTCAGCGGGCCATTGCCGCGGGCGAGCTCATCGCGGTCTACGGCGACTACGACGTGGACGGCATCACCTCCACCTGTCTGGTCATCGACTATTTGAAAAACGCGGGCGGGCGGTGCCTGCGCTATATTCCCCGGCGTATTGAGGACGGCTACGGCCTCAGCTGTGACGCCATCGCCTCCCTGCACAGCCAGGGGGCCACGCTGCTCATCACCGTGGACTGCGGCATCACCGGCGTGGAGGAGGCGGCCTTTGCAAGGGAGTTAGGCATGGATGTGGTCATCACCGACCACCACGAGTGCAAGGATGTTCTGCCCGACGCCGTGGCCGTGGTGGACCCCCACCGCAGCGACTGCCCCTATCCCTTCAAATCCCTGGCCGGCGTGGGCGTGGCGCTGAAGTTAGTGCTGGCCTTAGGCGGGGAAAACCGGGAGGACGCCCTCTTTGCCCGCTACTCCACCCTGGCCGCCATCGGCACGGTAGCCGACGTGATGCGCATGGAGGGGGAGAACCGCACCATCGTCTACCGGGGGCTGGAGGCCCTACCCCACACGGATTTTGTGGGCATTCACGCCCTTTTGAAGGAGGCGGGCCTGACGGGAAAGGCCGTCACCTCCATCCAGATCGGATTTGTCCTGTCCCCGCGGATCAATGCCGCGGGGCGCATGGGGGCGGCCGATCTGGCCGCAGAGCTGCTGATGACCGACGATCCCGCCCGGGCCGAGGAGCTGGCCCGCCAGCTGTGCGAGCTGAACCGGGAGCGCCAGGCGGTGGAGCAGAGCATCTGCACCGAGGCCATCGAAAAAATCCAGGCCCTGCCTGAGAGCGAGCGCAGCGCCCTGGTCCTGGCCAGCGAGGACTGGCATCAAGGCGTGGTGGGCATTGTGGCCTCCCGCCTCAGCGAAAAGTACTCCTGCCCAAGCTTTATGATCCACCTTCAGGACGGATGCGGAAAGGGCTCCTGCCGCAGCTACGGCGGGTTCAACCTCTTTGCCGCCCTGGAGTTCTGCTCCGACCTGCTGGAGGGCTTCGGCGGCCATGAGCTGGCCGCCGGCTTCACCATCCGGGAGGAGAACATCCCCGCCTTCCGCCAGCGGATGAACGACTTTGTCCGCCAGTCCTGGGGCGGGAAGCTGCCGGTCTCCTCTTTGGAGGTGGACGCGGTGATTGCCCGGCCCGGCCGCCTCAGCACGGCGGAGGTCGAGGCCCTTTCCCAGCTGGAGCCCTATGGCTCCGGCAACGCCCGGCCGGTGTTTGCCCTTTTCGGCGCGGTGGTGGACTCCATGCAGAGCGTGGGCCAGGGCAAGCATCTGAAGCTGCGCCTGAGTAAGGGCTGCCAGAAATTCGACGCCATCTTTTTCTCTGCCACGGCCGATCAGTGCGGCATATGCGCCGGACAGAGGGTGGATGCCGCCTTCCACCTCCAGCTCAACACCTTCCGGGGCATCACCAACCTCCAGCTTCAGATGATCGACATCCGCCCCTCCCGCTACCCCAGCCGCAGCGAAGCGGAGTCTGCCGCCCTGGTGCAGCGCCTGATGGAGAACGGCCCCATTTCCGCCCAGGAAGCCTCCCGGATGTTAGGCAGCCGGGAGCAGTTTGTGCGGCTGTGGCGGTCCCTTGCCCAGCGCGTGGGCAACGGGGACCTGGAGACCCCGGCCCTGCCCCTGCTGCGGGCGCTGGCCTCGGACCTTTCCGGCTGCGAATCTTTCCTGCGGGCCTCTTTGGGCCTGGCGGTCTTCTCCGAGCGGGGCCTCCTGTCCGTCCGGCGGAAGGAGGAATACCTGCTGCTGCGGCTCACTGACCGCGGCGTCAAAGTCGACTTGTACGCCTGTCCCTATCTGGACCGGCTCTCTTCCATACTCACTCCCCGAAACTGAGGTGAATCGCCCAATGACCGTGTATGAACAATATGAACGGCTGGAAAAGACCGTGGCCGCCTATAACCCGGGCGCCGACTTCCAGCAGATACGCGCCGCCTTTGAGTTCGCGGAAAAGGCCCACACCGGGCAGAAGCGGAAAAGCGGCGAGCCCTATATCATCCATCCCCTGGCCGTGGCCCAGATCGTGGCGGAGGAGCTGCACCTGGACTCGGAGTCCATCATTGCCGCACTGCTCCACGACGTCATTGAGGACACCGCCGCCAACCATGAACAGGTCTCCAAGCTCTTTTCCCCCACTGTGGCCGACCTGGTGGAGGGCGTCAGCAAACTGACCCGCATTCAGTACGCCACCAAAGAGGATGAGCAGATGGAGAACCTGCGCAAGATGCTCATCGCCATGTCCAAGGACATCCGGGTCATCCTCATCAAGATCGCCGACCGGCTGCACAACATGCGGACCATGGAATACCAAACCGCGCCCAAGCAGAAGCAGAAGTCCCTTGAAACCATGGAGATTTACGCCCCCATCGCCCATCGGCTGGGCATGCAGCGGGTGAAGTGGGAACTGGAAGACCTGTCCTTAAAATACCTGGACCCGGTGGCCTACACGGAGATCGTCACCACCATTGGCTCCAAGGAGACCGAGTACAACGCCTTTATGCAGCGCACCCAGGACCAGATTCACCAGCGCCTGGAGGAGCTGAACATTCCCCACAAGGTCTACGGCCGCATCAAGCATCCCTACAGCATCTACCGCAAGATGTTCAACCAGAACAAGCAGCTTGACGAGATTTTTGACCTTTTCGCCTTCCGGGTCATCGTGGACTCGGTGGGTGACTGCTACAACGTCCTTGGCGTGGTCCACGACATCTACAAGCCCATTTTGGGCCGGTTCAAGGACTATATCGGCACCCCGAAGCCCAACGGCTACCAGTCCCTCCACACCACCGTGGTAGGGGAGTCCGGCATCCCCTTTGAGGTGCAGATCCGCACCCAGGAGATGCACGAGATCGCCGAATACGGCGTGGCCGCCCACTGGAAGTACAAACAGAACGGCCAGGGCGGCGGCACCGAGGGCCGCTACGAGTGGGTGCGGCGGCTTCTTGAAAACCAGGAGGGCGCTGACGCCGAGGACTATATCCACTCCCTGAAAATCGACATGTTCTCCGACGAGGTCTTTGTGTTCACGCCCAACGGGGACGTGCAGAACCTGCCCGCCGGGGCAACGCCCATCGACTTCGCCTACGCCATCCACTCCGCCGTGGGCAACCACATGGTGGGGGCCAAGGTCAACGGCCGTATCGTCACCTTCGACTACCCTCTGAAAAACGGCGACATTGTGGAGGTCATCACCTCCAAGAGCGCCAAGGGCCCCAGCCGGGACTGGATGAAGATCGCAAAAAGCTCCGAGGCCCGCAGCAAAATCCGCCAGTGGTTCAAAAAGGAGAAGCGGGACGAGAACATCGTCAACGGCCGCTCCGCCTTTGAAGCGGAGCTGAAGCACTGCAACATCCCGCTGAAGGACGTACTGGACCCGGAAAACCTGCCCGGGCTTTTAAAGCGGGTCTCCTTCGGCTCTCTGGATGAGATGTACGCCGCCATCGGTTACGGCGGCTTTACCGCCCAAAAGGCGGTGAACCGGATGCAGGGCGAGCTGCAGCGCATTTCCAAACAGCATCAGCTGGACAAAGCCTCCACCGTGCCAGTGGACGGCAAGAGCGAGGTGGTGCGCCCCGCGGTGCCGCGCCGCGCCAAGAGCGAGCAGGGCATTGTGGTGGAAGGCCTTTCCAACTGTCTGGTGAAATTCTCCAAGTGCTGCACCCCTGTGCCCGGCGATGAGATTATCGGCTTCATCACCCGGGGCTACGGCGTGTCCGTGCACCGCTGCGACTGTCCCAACGCCTCGCCGGAGCGCCGCAGCGCGCCGGACCAGCAGGGCCGCTGGATCAAGGTCTCCTGGGGAACCGACACCAAGGAGACCTACCCCACCTCTCTGGAGATCTTCTCCAAAGACCGAAACAATCTGGTCCTGGACATCTCCGCCGCCCTGTCCACCACCCAGACCCGGGTTTCCTCCATGAACTGCCGCACCACGGAGGACAATTTTGCCGTCATCAGCCTGGAGATCGACGTCCGGGACGGCGAGCAGCTTCAGGCCGTGATGCGCAAGCTGAACCAGATCTCCGGCGTCATGCAGGTGACGCGGCCCGCCGGATAACGGCGTCGCAAGCTCCACATCCTTCGCCTCCGCCTGACGGCGGACGCTTACTCGTTCCGCTGCTCCGCCTTTTCGGGACAAAGACAAGGTCTTTGCCCCGAGGGACGTGGATAAGATTCGCAAGCTCCACATCCCCGCCTCCGCCTGACGGCGGACACTGATTCAGTTTGTCATGCATTCATGTTTTCGTGGAATCCTCCATATCTCTACAGACTTTTTCCACAAATTCAACAAACTTTTTCACATCATACAAGAGAGGTTTTTTCTATGCGCGCAGTGGTTACCAAGGTTCAGCATGCCTCCGTGGTCATCGATGGAGCGGTGCGGGGCAAGATCGGCCAGGGATTTCTGATCCTTTTGGGCGTCACCCACGAGGACACGGAGATCCAGGCCAAAAAGCTTTGCGACAAGGTCTGCTCTCTGCGGATTTTTGACGATGAAAACGGGAAGATCAACAAGGGACTGGAAGACGTGGACGGAGAGCTGCTGATCATCTCCCAGTTTACCCTCTACGGCAACTGCCGGCACGGCCGCCGGCCTGACTTTCTGGCCGCCGCCCGGCCGGAGACGGCCATCCCCCTGTATGAAACCTTCATCCGGCTGTGCCGGGACAAGGGCTATCATGTGGAGACCGGCGAGTTCGGCGCCCATATGGAGGTCACCTCCCTCAACGACGGGCCCTTTACCTTGGTCATCGACACCGATCAGCTGGCATAGGAAAGGGAGGGACGGATATGAAACTTGAGACGCTTCAGGTGATGCCACTGGGCACCAACTGCTATCTTCTTTGCGACGAGGAATCGGGCAAGTGCGCCGTGGTGGACCCCGGTGGGGAGCCGGAGCGCATCCTCCGCAAGGTGGCGGAGAGCGGCTGCGCCCTCCAGTGCATCTTTTTGACCCACGGCCACTACGACCACACCGGCGGCGTGGCCGGCATTCAGGAGGCCCACCCGGACATTCCCGTGTATCTCAGCATTAAGGACCGCTACAAGGACACGACCGATCCCCGGATCAAAATGCTCTATCCCGCTCTTTTCGGCAACCTTGTGGACTGGAAGGAGGGCGACCAAGTGATGCTGGGCTCCCTTGTCGTCACGGTGCTGGAGACACCGGGCCACTCCAAGGGCTCGGTGACGCTCCAATGTGGAAATGTCCTGCTGTGCGGCGACACGCTGTTCGCCGGCTCCTGCGGCCGCTCCGACCTGGCCGGCGGCGACACCTTTGAGCTTTTATCCTCTCTGCGCCGTCTGGGCCGGCTGGAGGGCAACCATGTTGTGCTTCCCGGCCACATGGATCCCTCGGATTTGGATCGCGAGCGCGAAACCAATCCCTATCTCCGCCAGGCCCTTCGGGACTGACTCCATCTCCCTCCGCCCAAGCGGCGGAAGAAAGAACCGGCTATGAAGCTACAATTTCAAGGACACGACTATCAATACGCGTTGGAGCAGAGCCTGCTGGCCCTGTTCCCCCAAGAGCGCCCCCTCTATGACCCCATTGCGCCGGAGGACCGCAGCTGGGCCCGGGTCAGCCTCGTTCAGGAGGGCCCCGTCTGGACGGCCCGCACCCTTTTGCGCCACGGCGATCAGGAGGAGGAAGGGGTCTCCCGCGAGACCATTCCGGAGGACTGCGGCCCCTTTGAGGCGGAGCGGGAGAAGCAGAAGATCGTCAAGCTCAGCTTTTTCCAGGCCGCCCGGTCCGTCACCGGCGTCACACCCCCCTGGGGGGCCCTGACCGGCATCCGCCCCGGCAAGTTAGCCGCCCGCTTTTTGGAGGAGGGCAAGTCGGAACAGGAGACCGACCGGCTTCTGAGGGACGTCTATTTTGTCTCTCCCCAGCGGCGGCGGATGTGCATTGAAACCGCCCGGCAGGGGCTGAATGCCGCGGCCGCCCTCTCGCCCCGGGATATCGCCCTTTATGTCGGCATCCCATTTTGCCCAACCCGCTGCGCCTATTGCAGCTTTGTCAGCAACAGCGTGGAAAAATCCTTTGCCCTGGTGGAGCCGTACCTCCAGTCCCTGCTGTCGGAGGTCCGCTCGGCGGGGGAGATGACAGCGCGGCTGGGGCTGAGGGTCCGGGCCTTCTACATGGGCGGAGGCACACCAACCACCCTGACGGCGGAGCAGATGGACCGCCTGCTCACGGAGGTGGAGCGGTCCTTTGATCTCTCCGGCTGCCTGGAGATCACCATTGAGGCGGGACGGCCAGACACCATTTCCCCGGAAAAGCTTGGGGTCCTCAAGGCTCACCGCACCACCCGGGTCTCCGTCAACCCCCAGACCATGGAGGACCGGGTGCTCCATGCCATCGGCCGCCGGCACAGCGCGGAGGACATTCTCCGGGCCATGGAGGACGTCCGTGCGGCCCGGTTTGACCACGTGAACATGGACCTGATCGCGGGGCTTCCCGAGGACAGCGCGGAGGGCTTTCGCCGCACGCTGAACACGGTGCTCACCCTGGGCGCCGACAACATCACCGTCCACACCCTGAGCCTGAAAAAGGGCAGCCGCATCACCCTTGAGAACCGGGCCATCCCCTCGTCGGAGGAGGTGGGAAGGATGGTGGACTACTCCATCGAGCGTCTGCGCGGCGCGGGACTGGCCCCCTATTATCTCTACCGCCAGAAATACATGTCCGGCAGTTTCGAGAACACAGGCTGGTGCGTTCCCGGGGCAGAAGGGCTGTACAACATCTACATTATGGAGGAGCTCTGCTCCATCCTCTCCCTTGGAGCCGGCGGCTCCACCAAGATGGTGGACGCCCGTCTGGGCCGTATTGAGCGGGTCTTCAACCTGAAGTACCCCAAGGAGTATATCGAGCGCCCGGAGAAAATCCAGGCCAACCAGGCGGCGTTCGCCGCGTTTTATAACGGGGCGGAGGATCGCTCCACCCGCTGAAAGGAGCTGTTTTTTATGGCCTATTCCCTGAAAGAGATCAACGAGGCAATCCGCAGCGACCC
This window of the Dysosmobacter acutus genome carries:
- a CDS encoding sensor histidine kinase translates to MEEKLLAELLPGVAAQLRGAMGTMGGALENIAPPELRAQNPALDAEAAKLYQAYYRLVRLVINLSEADSMESANPLPLKNYEIVRMVQDLYWRVKPQADLLGLEFQFTCRESEHVVAMNQRGLDRMVLNLLSNAFKFTPKGGNVVMDLKFVRRMGILSISDNGTGINEERMETLFCRYTDTNRMEPYPHGMGLGLPVCRRIARGLGGSLLVESKEGLGTRVTCSFPDRRVNMEVSDSGADYTGGKNPTLVELADALPEAAFSCRNMD
- the gap gene encoding type I glyceraldehyde-3-phosphate dehydrogenase → MGIQVGINGFGRIGRNVLRILMERGDQFDLRGINLRNADLDYMVYMIKYDSVFRAFAGTVEHKGGYLYVNGNKIKVFSESDAAMIPWHECGAEYIIESTGAYNSTEKASRHFMGGAKKVLITAPDKDGVTPTFVMGVNHMEYRREMTVVSNASCTTNCLAPLTKVVNDAFGIEQALMSTIHSATAKQKAVDSRAGRDWRTGRSILGNIIPSTTGAAKAVGRVIPSLNGKMTGMSFRVPTNDVSVVDLTARLKTSATYADVCHAIKRACEGPMKGIMDYVSEQVVSCDLIGNPNTCIFDETAGIMLEDNFVKLIAWYDNEWGYSSKVLDLLAHMHGVDNAE
- a CDS encoding S-layer homology domain-containing protein gives rise to the protein MKKRILSLALALALTVSALSVSALGAARFGDVPAGSWAEESIARAVEAGILSGYDGARFGYGHQMSRAAFATALVRLFGWTEVRPAAPTFSDVKDTTAWYYGAVEAAYAHGAVTLQSEYFRPGDPITREEMAVMIVRALDYEALAGLVQQLPSPFTDLTTNSGYIAVAYNLGLVNGTSPTTFSPGQKATREQAAVLLMRVYEKYHLNTSFVGGLASQDTRALPVRMNAVAVEMAELKGIDATFQGDPTVRDMVRGAGSRALMHAVCGKEVVEEDTMSSMQAVAWTLADNMELSGYDGILLDVPGLSSAGKEKLVKLAEEIKGRMAKGKLLYVMVDAPAWNDEAPAGYDYEALGETADRVILRLASYEQTESGFPIAPLEPLEELYYALAELQGKVPAWKTTVLLTTTGSAWKGEGDQIRPDGSRTAAQIEELLKKGAGYHAGRYASAYAVSGSGAGQTTVWYNDEDAVAARLQLARFFGVTSVMLSDVNSVADYSGYDVAGKLWS
- the recJ gene encoding single-stranded-DNA-specific exonuclease RecJ, which produces MKYERWNVAGACDGLAAERLVENGYPYLLSLVLASRGVDTVEQAAAHLERDRQLSHSPLLMRDMDRAVERIQRAIAAGELIAVYGDYDVDGITSTCLVIDYLKNAGGRCLRYIPRRIEDGYGLSCDAIASLHSQGATLLITVDCGITGVEEAAFARELGMDVVITDHHECKDVLPDAVAVVDPHRSDCPYPFKSLAGVGVALKLVLALGGENREDALFARYSTLAAIGTVADVMRMEGENRTIVYRGLEALPHTDFVGIHALLKEAGLTGKAVTSIQIGFVLSPRINAAGRMGAADLAAELLMTDDPARAEELARQLCELNRERQAVEQSICTEAIEKIQALPESERSALVLASEDWHQGVVGIVASRLSEKYSCPSFMIHLQDGCGKGSCRSYGGFNLFAALEFCSDLLEGFGGHELAAGFTIREENIPAFRQRMNDFVRQSWGGKLPVSSLEVDAVIARPGRLSTAEVEALSQLEPYGSGNARPVFALFGAVVDSMQSVGQGKHLKLRLSKGCQKFDAIFFSATADQCGICAGQRVDAAFHLQLNTFRGITNLQLQMIDIRPSRYPSRSEAESAALVQRLMENGPISAQEASRMLGSREQFVRLWRSLAQRVGNGDLETPALPLLRALASDLSGCESFLRASLGLAVFSERGLLSVRRKEEYLLLRLTDRGVKVDLYACPYLDRLSSILTPRN
- a CDS encoding RelA/SpoT family protein; translated protein: MTVYEQYERLEKTVAAYNPGADFQQIRAAFEFAEKAHTGQKRKSGEPYIIHPLAVAQIVAEELHLDSESIIAALLHDVIEDTAANHEQVSKLFSPTVADLVEGVSKLTRIQYATKEDEQMENLRKMLIAMSKDIRVILIKIADRLHNMRTMEYQTAPKQKQKSLETMEIYAPIAHRLGMQRVKWELEDLSLKYLDPVAYTEIVTTIGSKETEYNAFMQRTQDQIHQRLEELNIPHKVYGRIKHPYSIYRKMFNQNKQLDEIFDLFAFRVIVDSVGDCYNVLGVVHDIYKPILGRFKDYIGTPKPNGYQSLHTTVVGESGIPFEVQIRTQEMHEIAEYGVAAHWKYKQNGQGGGTEGRYEWVRRLLENQEGADAEDYIHSLKIDMFSDEVFVFTPNGDVQNLPAGATPIDFAYAIHSAVGNHMVGAKVNGRIVTFDYPLKNGDIVEVITSKSAKGPSRDWMKIAKSSEARSKIRQWFKKEKRDENIVNGRSAFEAELKHCNIPLKDVLDPENLPGLLKRVSFGSLDEMYAAIGYGGFTAQKAVNRMQGELQRISKQHQLDKASTVPVDGKSEVVRPAVPRRAKSEQGIVVEGLSNCLVKFSKCCTPVPGDEIIGFITRGYGVSVHRCDCPNASPERRSAPDQQGRWIKVSWGTDTKETYPTSLEIFSKDRNNLVLDISAALSTTQTRVSSMNCRTTEDNFAVISLEIDVRDGEQLQAVMRKLNQISGVMQVTRPAG
- the dtd gene encoding D-aminoacyl-tRNA deacylase, which gives rise to MRAVVTKVQHASVVIDGAVRGKIGQGFLILLGVTHEDTEIQAKKLCDKVCSLRIFDDENGKINKGLEDVDGELLIISQFTLYGNCRHGRRPDFLAAARPETAIPLYETFIRLCRDKGYHVETGEFGAHMEVTSLNDGPFTLVIDTDQLA
- a CDS encoding MBL fold metallo-hydrolase, coding for MKLETLQVMPLGTNCYLLCDEESGKCAVVDPGGEPERILRKVAESGCALQCIFLTHGHYDHTGGVAGIQEAHPDIPVYLSIKDRYKDTTDPRIKMLYPALFGNLVDWKEGDQVMLGSLVVTVLETPGHSKGSVTLQCGNVLLCGDTLFAGSCGRSDLAGGDTFELLSSLRRLGRLEGNHVVLPGHMDPSDLDRERETNPYLRQALRD
- the hemZ gene encoding coproporphyrinogen dehydrogenase HemZ, coding for MKLQFQGHDYQYALEQSLLALFPQERPLYDPIAPEDRSWARVSLVQEGPVWTARTLLRHGDQEEEGVSRETIPEDCGPFEAEREKQKIVKLSFFQAARSVTGVTPPWGALTGIRPGKLAARFLEEGKSEQETDRLLRDVYFVSPQRRRMCIETARQGLNAAAALSPRDIALYVGIPFCPTRCAYCSFVSNSVEKSFALVEPYLQSLLSEVRSAGEMTARLGLRVRAFYMGGGTPTTLTAEQMDRLLTEVERSFDLSGCLEITIEAGRPDTISPEKLGVLKAHRTTRVSVNPQTMEDRVLHAIGRRHSAEDILRAMEDVRAARFDHVNMDLIAGLPEDSAEGFRRTLNTVLTLGADNITVHTLSLKKGSRITLENRAIPSSEEVGRMVDYSIERLRGAGLAPYYLYRQKYMSGSFENTGWCVPGAEGLYNIYIMEELCSILSLGAGGSTKMVDARLGRIERVFNLKYPKEYIERPEKIQANQAAFAAFYNGAEDRSTR